GGTAATATCGCCGGGGTCGCTACGGCGATTGCTGTCGGTGGCCCAGGGGCGCTGTTCTGGATGTGGTGTACCGCGCTGGTCGGTATGGCGACCAAATTCTCTGAGGCTGTACTCGCCGTTAAATATCGTGAAGAAGATGAACACGGTAACCACATTGGTGGTCCGATGTATTACATCAAAAATGGTCTGGGCAGTAAGTGGACCTGGCTTGGCACCTTATTCGCATTTTTTGGCGCCTTCGCAGGATTTGGTATTGGTAATACCGTGCAGGCCAACTCAGTAGCTGATGCCTTGTCGGCGAACTTTGGTGTTGCCCCTTGGCTTACTGGTATCGTCATGATGATTCTGGTCGGCGCAGTATTAATGGGTGGCATCAAGCGTATTGCGGATGTTGCCGGTAAATTAGTACCGCTGATGACCGTTTTCTACATCGTATGTGGTTTAGCAGTGCTGATTGTTTATATTGATGACATTCCAGCCGCGTTTATGTTAGTCGTTAAAAGTGCCTTTACGCCTACTGCCGCACAAGGTGGTTTTGCTGGTGCTGCCGTATGGGCGGCGATCCGTTATGGTGTCGCTCGTGGTGTTTTTTCTAACGAAGCTGGTCTTGGTAGTGCCCCAATCGCTCACGCAGCCGCACAGACCAATAATCCCGTCACGCAAGGATTAGTGGCAATGCTGGGTACCTTTATTGATACCATCGTTGTTTGTTCTATTACGGGCTTGTCGATTGTGGTCTCTGGGGCCTGGAGTTCTGGTGAAAATGGTGCGGCATTAACCTCTTACGCATTTAGTCACGCCTTTCCAATCGGGAACTATGTGGTGGCGATCGCCCTGGCAATTTTTGCGTTTACCACCATTCTTGGCTGGAGTTTTTACAGCGAAAAATGTGTGCAGTTTTTGTTTGGTGTGAAAGCGATAAAGCCTTTCCGGTTAATTTTTACCTTGGTGGTTCCTATTGGCGCTATCGCTAAACTGGATTTTATCTGGTTGTTGGCGGATACCCTGAATGCGATGATGGCATTACCTAACTTGATTGCCTTGTTACTCTTGAGTCCGGTGGTGTTCCGCCTGACCAGAGAGTACTTTAAAAAGCAGAAGGCATTGGCTGCGGCTAGAGCACAATAATGGACGGGACAGCGTGTCCAATGAAAAAGGGCAGCTTAGGCTGCCCTTTTTGATGCTGATGGCGCTGAGATTAGTATGAGCCAGTCAGGGTTACGCCGGAATATGCGGCATAGCCTTTCAACATAATGTAGAAGGTGCCAGCACTTGGGCGTCTGAAGGTACAGCTTTCATTATTACCACTGCGGTATGGTCGGCAGTCGTAACTGCTGGTGGTGGGTTCACTGCCATACTTCACGTAAAGATCCACATCGCCGGTACCGCCACTGGTTGCAATCGTGAGGGTTTTGACACCGGCAGGAACTGCAAAGGTCCATTTCTGTTCAGAACCACTCGCGCCGGAAATATCGGTCACAGGTTGCCCTTTGATCAGCTCTCCGGTGGTTGCAGGTGGTGGGGGAGTTGTGGCGGCGCAGCTAGCATCAACATCAACGCCGGTGAACGCGGTTTCTACATCGCTGACGCTGTAGCCCAGATCGGTAGCTGCCTGTGCCACACCACATGCTGCATCATCAAAGCCAGAATCGGCATTCCAATATAGCTGGTTCGCTTTTACAAAAACCTCAAAAGCCTTTTTGGTATCCCAGCCGGAGGTGGTGGCTAACAGGTAAAACGCGCGGTTAAACACCCCAGAGCTGTAATGCACGTCCAGTCCATCATAATAATCATTAGCGCTGTCGATGGAGGTTCCATCACGACTTGGCTGATCCATGTAGCGTAATGCGCCAGTGCCTTTGAAAATCTCTGCACCTACCATCCAGTCATTACCGCCTTTCATATAAAACTCGGCGGCTTCACCGGCCATATCGGAGAAGGCTTCGTTAATACCGCCGCTTTCGCCAGAATAGGTCAGGTTGGAATTCTGCTCAGTAAAGCCGTGGGAGACCTCATGTGCAGACACGTCGAGGCTGACCAGTGGATAGAAGGTCGTAGCGCCGTCACCGAAAGTCATCCCGGTACCATCCCAGAATGCATTTTCATAGTTACGGCCATAATGCACCCGCATCTGCAGTTTAAAGGTCAATGGTGAGGTATTGAACCAGTCGGAATACATATCAAAGATCACACCACCAAAATAGTGCGCATCGTTTTCGGCGGAGTAGGCGCCATTGATATAATTTTCCGGATTGTCTGGACAAGTAAACTGCACTACGGTGCCACTGCCGCTAGTGCGGTTGTTCATGTTCAGCGTGGTGACGTTAGTGTTATCCATCTGGCAGCTATCGTTAACAACCAGATAGCCATAGTCTGTACCGTAAAAGTATTCTCCGGTTTTCTCATTACCACCAGGACCGGTTGCCTGTTGTGCAAACGTCAGTTGCTGCCATTGTTTCAGCACGGCACCACTTTTCGCATCAATAACGGTCATCGGGCGACTGGGTGTTGGCGCAGCCACAAATACATCAACCAGGTAAGCCAAGTGGGCTTGTTGTGTGTCGTCCAACCAGATATACAATTTGGCAGTGTTGCGTTCCGCAGTATCAAGATGGTTCGCTTTAAGTGCCAGTGCAATGGCCTGTTGGTCATTGAATGCGGGTGTTACATCTGTCACCTCTGCATCCAACCCTTTGACATACTTCCCAGAGAAATTGGAGTAAACCCCCATAGGGCTGACATCTGCCGCCATGGAGACTCCAAAAACCTCAATGCCTTTGTAGAACTGGCGGATTCTTGATTTTGTTAACTTGCCGACGGCTACCTGACTGCCTTTAAAACTTTGGCTATCAGATAGTCCCAGTGCTTTACCAGGGGTAGCCGAGGGTGCCAGTGATTTCGCTTTAGCTGAGCCTGGTGCCACGTGAATTACCGACGCAGCAAATGCCACGGGGGATAACATGCTGGCAGCGATCAATGCTGCCGATAGAGCTTTTATCTTCATTGGAAAGGATCCTTCCTCAGGGTCATAGTTATTCAGTTTTTACAACTGAATGTAATGAATAATTAATATAAAGTTAAAAATCAATTAAAAAATAGTATATTTTTTGTTTAATTTAAAATTGAGGTAGATACAGTGTGTAAAACGTCAAAATAATATTTTTTGTCAAAATAACAACATGTTGAATGTGTTACTCCGCGCATGCCGATCTATTAAATGTTAAATTAACGTTAAAAATATAGAGGGTGGAATCTATCACTCCTGCTTACTTTTGGTGCGCCTGCTTAACATTGTGTCAAATAAATGAGAATAATTATTTTTAATGTATTGATTTAAATGATTTTTATGATTGGCATTAAAGCTGCTTAATGTTTATGAGGTTTGGGTTGCAAGGACCAGATGATGGCAAGCATGAGCTACCTCAGTGTGATAGAGCGTTACCATGAATATGAGCCGCTGGTACATGAACTGTTGGAATCGATACTGACAGGAATGTCCGATACTCAGTTGTTTGAAGACACTGGCAAAGCCATCAAGATTTTCAGTGAGGTGGCGGCACGTTATCCGTTTGTAGAACTGATGTACTTGCTCGATAACGCTGGGCGCCAGATCAGTCCTAATCTGGCATTGGTCAACCAACAAGTGAAGTTATTGTCGGTTGGCGAGAGCCCAGATCGTAGTCAACGTCCTTACTATCTGAATGTCAGAGACAAAACCGGCGTTCAAATTACTCAGCCATATTTATCAAATGCTTCTGGTTTATTGTGCCTCTCTGCATCGCTGGCACTGACATTGTCCTCCGGACAAAAGGGCTATGTGGTGGTTGATATCAATCTGACACGGTTGATTGAATTCATGATGGGTGACAGTACCAGACGTAAGGTCACCCCATTATTCAAAGCAGTTTATGCACTCTTGGTGCTGGGGCTATTTATTATCGTCGCGGTGTTAATGTTAATTGCTGCCCGAGATATCTGGCACTTATTGACGTTAGAGGCTGATTTACAACATGATTCACTTAAACCATTCGGTATCATCATTTTCATCACCCTGGCGTTGGCAGTCTTCGATTTGGGCAAAACCATTCTTGAAGAAGAGGTGCTGATGCATAAAGATATTTTCCGTCATAGCTCGACACGCCGGACGATCACGCGCTTTGTCTCCACCATCTTGATTGCGATCTCAATCGAAGCATTGCTCACTATGTTTAAAGCATCGTTAGGTGAAGTGCAGTATATTCAGGGGGCGATTATGATGATGCTGGCGGTTGTGGGCTTGCTGATTGCTCTGGGGCTGTATGTGTACCTAGGTGCTAAAGCAGAGATGCTGCTGACTCAGCAAAATCACAATTTGAAAGGAAAACAGGGCTGATGCCCTGTTTTGTTAAAATTCTTCGTCGTCATCCAGCCCTAGCGCTTTGCGCAACTGCATTCGTTCCAGATAATCCTCAAGACGGCGTTTCACTTCGCGCCGGTGCTTAAGCACTCTTTCTGCCTGACGGTTTTTAGGGACGGTCATTGCTTCGATTTCTGCATCGTCGGGCACTACATCAACTATATGGGCCATAAAGAACTCCTGTATGACTGATATATGTGAGATTTCTAGCCAAAAATCATGCGGCTGCAAAGCAAAAAAATTTCATCGGTACAGCAAAAGATTTTTATTGCTCTCTGGCAATCACTGTTTTCCTTTTGATGCTAATTTAGCAATGCGATGAATACTAAAGTGCGATCGTGCCAGCAATTTGTGAATCTACTGCCATTGGCCGGTGAACGTCAGTTCTCAACTGTGTGAAATCTTGATTTTTTTTAGTTAACTACCAGACTTGATCTGTTGCTCCCTAAAGGATGATAGCTGCGCATGGTAAAGGATTACGCAATTACGGATCCCCAAAAATTGGAACAGGAATTTCCGGAGTTCTCTATTCCACTGTCGGTATGGCTGGTGATGGCTTTTGCGTTGGTGTTCATTCTGATCGGCGGCTACCTGTTTAATTTTTATATTGAACAACGTGGACAGGAACGCTTTGAGTTTCAAACCCGGCTATTAAAAAATGCCATCAGCGAGCGTATGCGCACCTATGAGCAGGTGTTACGGGGCGGGCTAGGGCTATTTATGTCTTCGAGTAATGGTGTCACCCGTGAGGAATGGCACCATTACGTGCTTAATGCTCGTCTTAATGAGTTTTATCCTGGTATTCAAGGGTTGGGGTACAGTCAATTCATTACACAGGGCGAAATTCAGGGGATAGAAGCTGCCGCGCATACAGAAGGGGTGTCCGATTATGAGGTCTATCCCTCTGGCGCGCGACCACGCTACCTCGTCATTATCTATCTGGAGCCGTTTGATTGGCGTAATCGCCGCGCTTTAGGTTACGACATGTATGCTGAGCCGGTGAGGCGTAACGCTATCGATCGTGCCATAGCGACCGGCGAACCCTCCATTTCCGGAAAAATTACCCTAGTGCAGGAAACGGGTCAGGATCAGCAATCCGGATTTGTCATGTACCTGCCATTATATCAAGTAGCAGACAATGGCCAGCGTGTCGCGCAGGGAATGATCTATGCGCCATTTCGAATGAATAATCTGATGGACGGCATTGCCGGCGACCATTTCTCTGCATTGCAATTAGAGATTTACGACGGGTTTCCAAATGATGACAGTTCGCTGATGTTTCACAGTCGGCAACGACCAACAGAGGTTTTCTATCACAGTGAAGTTCCGTTAGATATTGGCGGTCATCAGTGGACATTGGTGACACGTAGCAGTAGTAGTTTTATCTCTTCCACGGAATCGCTTCAACGTGCGTTGTTAATAGCTTTTGGCGGTGTGTTTTGGGTATTGCTGTTTTATTTCCTATTGCATAACAGCAAAGCCCGCTTCAAGGAAATGCAGTTTTCGCGCGAGTTGCTGGCAAACGAAGAGCGCTTCCGTCTAGTGATAGAAGCTTCACCTTCCGCGTTGATAATAGTCAATCAAGAAGGCTTCATTACCTTGGTCAA
This portion of the Shewanella yunxiaonensis genome encodes:
- a CDS encoding alanine/glycine:cation symporter family protein, whose protein sequence is MEVIVSIVNQVNSLVWGVPMLVMILGVGLYLSLGLKLMQLTKLGRGFRLLWSGRIPEKDEDVKGQISPFNALMTSLSATIGTGNIAGVATAIAVGGPGALFWMWCTALVGMATKFSEAVLAVKYREEDEHGNHIGGPMYYIKNGLGSKWTWLGTLFAFFGAFAGFGIGNTVQANSVADALSANFGVAPWLTGIVMMILVGAVLMGGIKRIADVAGKLVPLMTVFYIVCGLAVLIVYIDDIPAAFMLVVKSAFTPTAAQGGFAGAAVWAAIRYGVARGVFSNEAGLGSAPIAHAAAQTNNPVTQGLVAMLGTFIDTIVVCSITGLSIVVSGAWSSGENGAALTSYAFSHAFPIGNYVVAIALAIFAFTTILGWSFYSEKCVQFLFGVKAIKPFRLIFTLVVPIGAIAKLDFIWLLADTLNAMMALPNLIALLLLSPVVFRLTREYFKKQKALAAARAQ
- a CDS encoding PDC sensor domain-containing protein translates to MASMSYLSVIERYHEYEPLVHELLESILTGMSDTQLFEDTGKAIKIFSEVAARYPFVELMYLLDNAGRQISPNLALVNQQVKLLSVGESPDRSQRPYYLNVRDKTGVQITQPYLSNASGLLCLSASLALTLSSGQKGYVVVDINLTRLIEFMMGDSTRRKVTPLFKAVYALLVLGLFIIVAVLMLIAARDIWHLLTLEADLQHDSLKPFGIIIFITLALAVFDLGKTILEEEVLMHKDIFRHSSTRRTITRFVSTILIAISIEALLTMFKASLGEVQYIQGAIMMMLAVVGLLIALGLYVYLGAKAEMLLTQQNHNLKGKQG
- a CDS encoding CHASE domain-containing sensor histidine kinase yields the protein MVKDYAITDPQKLEQEFPEFSIPLSVWLVMAFALVFILIGGYLFNFYIEQRGQERFEFQTRLLKNAISERMRTYEQVLRGGLGLFMSSSNGVTREEWHHYVLNARLNEFYPGIQGLGYSQFITQGEIQGIEAAAHTEGVSDYEVYPSGARPRYLVIIYLEPFDWRNRRALGYDMYAEPVRRNAIDRAIATGEPSISGKITLVQETGQDQQSGFVMYLPLYQVADNGQRVAQGMIYAPFRMNNLMDGIAGDHFSALQLEIYDGFPNDDSSLMFHSRQRPTEVFYHSEVPLDIGGHQWTLVTRSSSSFISSTESLQRALLIAFGGVFWVLLFYFLLHNSKARFKEMQFSRELLANEERFRLVIEASPSALIIVNQEGFITLVNAHAEQLFKYSREEMLGQSINMLLPEAQRGQHSYYMAEYFQQPIAKNMSRRDDLYGQSSDGGLIAVEIGLTPIMFSDGAAVLATINDISIRKQAELEKSRHTAELERINKELDSFAYIASHDLKSPLRGIEQLSDWLTEDLADNASDSVQKYLQLIRSRVQRMELLLEGLLAFSRVGRKDVQLTATDTAKLVQEVFSLVNLQPDFHLEMTTSMPDIVTARVPLELIFRNLFSNAIKHHDKHQGVIKVSCEEREQQFCFCVEDDGPGILPEFHDKAFAIFQTLRPRDEVEGSGLGLSLVKKCVEGVGGRVWLKSEGRGCRFYFTWPKVMKAHQ
- a CDS encoding PA3496 family putative envelope integrity protein produces the protein MAHIVDVVPDDAEIEAMTVPKNRQAERVLKHRREVKRRLEDYLERMQLRKALGLDDDEEF
- a CDS encoding M4 family metallopeptidase; protein product: MKIKALSAALIAASMLSPVAFAASVIHVAPGSAKAKSLAPSATPGKALGLSDSQSFKGSQVAVGKLTKSRIRQFYKGIEVFGVSMAADVSPMGVYSNFSGKYVKGLDAEVTDVTPAFNDQQAIALALKANHLDTAERNTAKLYIWLDDTQQAHLAYLVDVFVAAPTPSRPMTVIDAKSGAVLKQWQQLTFAQQATGPGGNEKTGEYFYGTDYGYLVVNDSCQMDNTNVTTLNMNNRTSGSGTVVQFTCPDNPENYINGAYSAENDAHYFGGVIFDMYSDWFNTSPLTFKLQMRVHYGRNYENAFWDGTGMTFGDGATTFYPLVSLDVSAHEVSHGFTEQNSNLTYSGESGGINEAFSDMAGEAAEFYMKGGNDWMVGAEIFKGTGALRYMDQPSRDGTSIDSANDYYDGLDVHYSSGVFNRAFYLLATTSGWDTKKAFEVFVKANQLYWNADSGFDDAACGVAQAATDLGYSVSDVETAFTGVDVDASCAATTPPPPATTGELIKGQPVTDISGASGSEQKWTFAVPAGVKTLTIATSGGTGDVDLYVKYGSEPTTSSYDCRPYRSGNNESCTFRRPSAGTFYIMLKGYAAYSGVTLTGSY